CGTCCGGCGTTGAGAACGCGCTGCGCAGGCTCCGCACACGCTCCGTGCACGCGCGCGTGCCCAAGGCGGCTCGCGCCGATCCGGGAGGCGGAGTTCGCCTCCCGGACCGCTTCCGCCGCCCGCGGGGATGTAGGCGGCGGTGTCCCCCAGCCCACTGGATCCAGTACAGCGGGCCGACCCACGCAGGTCTCATGGAACCGCTCCCGTGGTGGCCGGAGAAGAGCGCACGGCCGGGCGCACGGCCACACAGCGGGGGCACAACGCGACGGCCCGGGCGAGCGCCCGCACTTTCGTACGGACCACAATCCCGCCAACCGGAAGAATGCCCCTTAACGCTTGGGATGCGGCGAACTACGCTGGGTTTACGAATGCCGCATGGTTATGCCAGCGCGGCAGCCGTCTGTGTCGAGGGGTGGCGCAATGTCCAGGGAGCAACGCGGGCCGAACGAAAAACTCGGCGCCGTTCTCGCCCTCGCGGGAATCAGCAACGCAGGACTCGCGCGACGCGTCAACGATCTTGGCGCTCAACGCGGGTTGACTCTTCGCTACGACAAGACGTCCGTGGCGCGCTGGGTGTCGAAGGGCATGGTGCCGCAGGGCGCCGCGCCCCACCTCATCGCGGCCGCCATAGGGCAGAAGCTCGGCCGCCCGGTGCCGCTCCACGAGATCGGTCTGGCGGACGCGGATCCCGCGCCCGAAGTGGGCCTCGCCTTCCCCAGGGACGTCAACCAGGCCGTGCGCTCGGCAACCGAGCTCTACCGCCTCGACCTCGCCGGCCGCCGGGCCGGTTCCGGGGGCATCTGGCAGTCGCTGGCCGGATCCTTCGCAGTAAGCGCGTACGCGACGCCCGCCTCACGGTGGCTGATAACCCCGGCCGACAGTTCGGTGGCACGTGACGTCCACCTCCTGGAGGGGGCCGGCGCGCCGCTCAAAGTCGGCCACAGTGATGTGCAGAAGCTGCGGGAGGCCGCCGAGGACGCCAGACGCTGGGACTCCAAGTACGGGGGCGGGGACTGGCGTTCGTCCATGGTCCCGGAGTGCCTGCGGGTGGAGGCGGCGCCGCTGCTGCTCGGCTCGTACTCCGACGAGGTCGGCCGCGCCCTGTTCGGGGCGAGCGCCGAACTGACCCGGCTGGCCGGGTGGATGGCCTTCGACACCGGTCAGCAGGAGGCCGCGCAGCGGTACTACATCCAGGCGCTGCGACTGGCCCGCGCGGCGGCGGACGTCCCCCTCGGGGGGTACGTGCTGGCCTCCATGTCCCTCCAGGCGACGTATCGCGGCTTCGGCGACGAGGGCGTCGATCTCGCGCAGGCCGCCCTGGAGCGCAACCGGGGGCTGGCCACGGCCCGCACGATGAGCTTCTTCCGGCTCGTCGAGGCACGCGCGCACGCCCGCGCGGGGGACGCGCAGGCCGCCGGGGCGGCGCTCAAGGCCGCCGAGAGCTGGCTGGAGCGGGCGCGTGACGGCGATCACGATCCGTCCTGGCTCGGCTTCTACTCGTACGACCGTTTCGCCGCCGACGCGGCGGAGTGCTACCGCGATCTGAAGGCGCCGCGCCAGGTGCGGAGGTTCACCGAGCAGGCGTTGTCGCAGCCGACGGAGGAGTTCGTGCGGTCGCACGGGTTGCGGCTCGTCGTTTCGGCGGTCGCCGAACTGGAGTCGGGGAATCTTGACGCGGCCTGTGAGCAGGGGGTTCGGGCCGTGGAGGTGGCTGGGCGGATCTCTTCCGCCCGGACGACGGAGTACGTGAAGGATCTTCTCCATCGGCTGGAGCCGTACGGTGATGAGCCTCGGGTGGTGGAGTTGCGGGAGCGGGCCCGGCCGTTACTGATGACGCCGGCCTGAGGCTGGTTCCGCCCCGTCTGCCTGGTCAGTGTCGTTCTGGGGCCTGGCGGTGTGGCAGTCACCCGGGTTTGAAGGCATTGTCAGTGGCGCAGTGCACTATCGAAGCCGGGAGGTGGTGCATGTGTCGGAGGTCGCCCATGACTGTGATGTGCTCGTGGTCGGCGGCGGGATCGTCGGGCTGTCCACGGCGTATGCGATCACGCGTGCCGCGCCGGGCACGCGGGTGACGGTGCTGGAGAAGGAACCCGGGGTGGCCCGGCACCAGACGGGGCGCAACAGCGGGGTCATCCACAGCGGGATCTACTACCCGCCGGGGTCCCTGAAGGCGCGGTACGCGGTGCGCGGCGCGGCCGAGATGACGAAGTTCTGCGCGGAATACGGCATCGCCCACTCGGTCACCGGCAAGCTGATCGTCGCCACGGACCGCGCGGAGCTGCCTCGGCTGCACGCGCTCGTGCAGCGCGGCCGGGAGAACGGCATTCCGGTGCGGGAGCTGGGCGCCGCCCAGATCGCGGAGTACGAACCCGAGGTGCGGGGCCTCGCCGCCATACACGTCCGCACGACCGGGATCTGCGACTACACGGCCGTCGCCCGGCAACTGGGCCAGGCGTCCGGGGCGGAGATCCGGTACGGCGCCCAGGTCGTACAGGTCGACCGGCGGCCGGAGCGCGGGGTGGCGGTGCGCACCGCGCGCGGGGACGTCGTCCGGGGGCGGGTCCTGGTGAACTGCGCCGGGCTGTACTGCGACGAGGTCGCCCGGCTGACGGGGGACGAGCCCGAGGTGCGGATCGTGCCGTTCCGGGGCGAGTACTACGAGCTGGCCCGGCCGGAGCTGGTGCGCGGGCTGGTGTATCCGGTGCCCGATCCGGCGTTCCCGTTCCTCGGGGTGCATCTGACCAGGGGCATCGACGGGGGCGTGCACATCGGGCCCAACGCCGTGCCGGCGCTGGCCCGGGAGGGGTACGGGTGGGGCGTCGTACGGCCCGGGGAGGCGATGGCGACGGCGGCGTGGCCCGGGGTGTGGCGCATGGGGCGGCGGCACTGGCGGTACGGGGTCGGGGAGCTGCGGCGGTCGGTGTCGAAGGCGGCGTTCGCGGACGCGGTGCGCCGGCTGCTGCCGGCGGTGGAGGACGGGGATCTGGTGCGGGCGCAGGCCGGGGTACGGGCGCAGGCGGTGCTGCGGGACGGCACGCTGGTGGACGACTTCCTGATCCGGGAGGGCCCGCGCGCGGTGCACGTGCTGAACGCGCCCTCGCCGGCGGCCACGGCCTCGCTGCCGATCGGGCGGGAGGTGGCCCGAAGAGCGTTGGAAGCACTGAGGACACTGGGGGCCTCGTGAGCCCTGTGAGGTGCGCGGGCCTTGTGAGTCCGGTGAGGTTCGCAAGCCTCGTCAGCCCCGTGAGCTTCGCGAGCCCCGTGAGTCTTGTGGGTCCGGTGAGCCTCGTCGCCCCCGTGAGTCCTGTGGGCCCCGTGAGCCTCGCGGGCCACGTCAGCCCCGTGAGTCTCGTGAGTCTCGTGAGTGACGCCCTGGCGCCGGGCTCGGCTCACGCCTGCTCGACTGGGCCCCGTAAAATCGACCGCACTGTGTCTGATTCCGTGAGTACCCCCGACGTCCCCCAGCACGTCCCTCAGCCCTCCCCCGACGGCGAGCACCACCCGGGTGAGTCCGTTCGGCATTCCCGGGCCAAGGGGGAGCCCCGGTTCCCCGACGGGCCCAGGGCCGACCCCGCCGGGTCGCACTTCGAGCGGCGGATCCGCAGCTTCCAGCCTCGGCGCAGCCGGGTGACGGCCGGGCAGGCGGACGCGTTGCAGCGGCTGTGGGCCCAGGGGGGGCTCGACATCGACGGACACCCCGTCGACCTGGCCGAGCTGTTCGGCGACGACCGTCCGGTGGTGCTGGAGATCGGCTTCGGGATGGGCGAGGCGACCGCGCAGATGGCGGCCGCCGACCCGGACACCGGCATCCTCGCGGCGGACGTGCACACGCCAGGCCAGGGCAACCTGCTCAACCTCGCCGACCGGGGCGGGCTGACCAACGTCCGGGTCGCCAACGGCGACGCGATCATCCTGCTGCGCGAGATGCTGCCGGCGGACTCGCTCGACGGACTGCGCGTCTACTTCCCCGACCCCTGGCCGAAGAAGCGCCACCACAAGCGGCGCCTGATCCAGCCGGAGTTCCTCGACCTGGCCGCGACGCGGCTGAGACCGGGCGCGCTCGTGCACTGCGCCACGGACTGGGTGCCGTACGCGGAGCAGATGCTGGAGGTGCTCACCGCGCACCCCGACTTCGCGAACACCCGGGCCGACGGCGGGTTCGCGCCCCGGCCCGATTTCCGGCCACTGACCCGTTTCGAGGGACAGGGGCTGGACAAGGGGCACGCGGTGAACGATCTGCTCTTCCGTCGCGTACAGCATCGCGTCCGGCCCGGGGATCGCTGACCGTCCAGCTCGGCGAACACTGACCGACCAGTTCGGCGAAGACTGACCGTCCAGCCAGGCGAACTCCGGTCGACCAGCTCGGCGAGCACCGGCCGACCAAACGATCACCGACCGACCGACCGCCCTCCCACCACAGTCCCCTCCCTCGTTAGGGTCGATGCCGTGGCCATCAGTCCCCCGTTTCCGCCCTATCCGCCGCAGCCCGGCGGCGCGCCCCAGGACGGCGTGCTCAGGCACGCGCACTGGTGGCAGCGCAGGTGGGTGCGGTACGGGGCGCTCATCACGCTGCTCGCGCTGTCCGGGCTGGTCATCCTCGCGCTGGTGCGGCAGCAGACCGGCACCGAGGGTTTCCTGGTCGGCCTCGGGCTCGCGGTGCTGCCGGTGCCGCTGCTCATAGCCGCCTTCCGCTGGCTGGACCGGGTCGAACCCGGGCCCTGGCGGAACCTGGTCTTCGCCTTCGCCTGGGGTGCGTGCGCGGCGGCGCTGATCGCCATCGTCGCCAACAGCTTCGCCACCCGGTGGATAGCGACGGCGACCGCCGACCCGTCCAGCGCGGACACCCTCGGGGCGACGGTCATAGCGCCCATCGTCGAGGAGTCCGCCAAGGCCGCCGCCGTCCTCCTCGTGTTCCTGTTCCGCAGGCGGGACTTCACCGGGATCGTCGACGGCGTGGTCGTCGCCGGGGTCACCGCCACCGGCTTCGCGTTCACCGAGAACATCCTCTACCTCGGCACCGCCTTCGGCACCGACCAGCTCACCGGCGACAGCGGCATCGCCTCCGTCACCGCCGCGACGTTCTTCGTACGCGTCATCATGTCGCCGTTCGCTCACCCCCTGTTCACCGTCCTGACCGGCATCGGCTTCGGCGTCGCGGCGCTCTCCGGGGACCGTCAGCGGGTGCGGCGCGTGCTGCTGCCGCCGGCCGGGCTGCTCCTCGCGATGGGCATGCACGCGCTGTGGAACGGCTCCTCGACGTTCGGCGATTTCGGGTTCTTCGCGGTGTACGCGGCGTTCATGGTGCCCGCGTTCGGGCTGCTGACCTGGCTGGTGGTGTGGACGCGCCAACGCGAGCTGCGCACCGTACGCGAGGAACTGCCCGCCTACGCGGCCGCCGGCTGGCTCACCCCGGCCGAGCCGTTCGCGCTCGGCTCGATGCGGGCCCGGCGGCTGGCCCGCGTGTACGCAGGCCGGCACCTGGGCAAACCGGCGGCGCGGGCGGTCGCGCAGTACGAGGCGTACGCGACGTCCCTGGCGTTCCTGCGCCACCGCGGCCGACGCGGGCGGGCAGGCGCCGACTTCCTCGTCCGGGAACGGGAGTTGCTGAACGAGCTGTGGCGACGCAAGGACGTCGCCCGCCCCGCACTGGCCCACGCCGCCCGCATGACGGCCCCACCGGTCCGCGTGACCGCGCCGCCCTGGCCGGTGTACGGGGTGTACGGGTACAGCCAGGGGCAGGCGCAGATGCCGGGGCACGGTCAGGGGCAGGTGCCGGGTCAGGCGTACGGGTACGGCTACGGGTATCCCGCAGGACACGGCTACGGGTATCCCGCACAGCCGTACCCGGCCTCCAACCCCTACCAGTCGTAACCAGTCGTAGGAGAAGCCCTGGGGATCAGGCCTTAGGGGATCAGGAGCTGTCGGGGATCAGGCCGAGGCCTGGGTCAGCCTCGTGATCTCCGTCTCCGTCAGTTCCAGCTCCGCCACCGCCAGCAGCGCCGGCAGTTGCTCGACCGTCCGCGCGGACGCGATCGGCGCGGCCACCGTCGGCTGCGCGCCGAGCCACGCCAGAGCGACCGTGGCGACCTGGGCGTCGTGGGCCTGGGCGATCTCGTCGAGGGCGGTGAGGACGCGTATGCCCCGCTCGGAGTCGAGGTGCTTCGCGGCGCCCTCCGCCCGGGCGCTGTCCACCGTCGTACCGGGCCGGTACTTGCCGGTGAGGAAGCCGGAGGCGAGCGCGAAGTACGGGACGGCGGCGAGTCCGGCGCGGGAGGCGACGTCCTGGAGTGCGCCCTCGTAGGTGTCGCGGGAGACCAGGTTGTAGTGCGGCTGGAGGGCGACGTACCGGGCCAGGCCCTCGCGGTCGGAGAACTCCAGGGACTCCTGGAGGCGTTCGGGCGAGATGTTGGAGGCGGCGATGTGCCGCACCTTGCCCGCCTTCACCAGTTCGTCGAGCGCACCGATGATCTCGTCGACCGGGACCTCGGTCTTGTCGAAGTGCGTGTAGTAGAGGTCGATGTGGTCGGTGTCGAGACGGCGCAGGGAGGCGTCGGCGGCGGCCTTGATGTTGGCGGCGCTCAGGCCCTGGTACTCGGGGTGCTGGCTGACCTTGGTGGCGATGACGAGCTTGTCGCGGTTGCCGCGCGCCTTGGCCCACCTGCCGATGATGGTCTCGGACTCACCGCCGCTGTTGCCCGGCGCCCAGGCCGAGTAGGCGTCGGCGGTGTCGATGAAGTTGCCGCCGGCCGCCGCGTAGGCGTCCAGGACGGCGAAGGAGGCCGTCTCGTCGGCTGTCCAGCCGAAGACGTTGCCGCCGAGGGAGAGCGGGAAGACCTCGAGATCGGAGGAACCGAGCTTGCGAAGCGAAGACGAAGTAGTCATGCCATACGTCAACAACGGCTTCGGAGCGGCCCATTCCGCTGTTCGTACGAACAACGTGTGAACGGAGCCGCTCCCTAAGACGAGTGCGTCAGGGACTCAGGGGTTGAGGCCCACACTGCGCAGCCAGGCGCCCGGGTCGACGCCGTTGGAGCTGCCGTTCGGGTGGACCTCGAGGTGGAGGTGCGGCCCGGTCACGTTGCCCGTCGCGCCGACGCGGCCGATCACGTCACCGGTGCCGACCTGCTGGCCGACACTGACGCTGATCGAGGACTGGTGGCAGAACCAGATCTCGGTACCGTCGTCCAGCGTCAGGATGGTGCGGTAGCCGTAGGAACCGGCCCAGCCCGCCTCGGTGATGGTGCCGCTGTGGACGGCCTTGATGAGTGTGCCGGTGGGAGCGGCGAAGTCGAGGCCGGTGTGGTAGCCGGAGGACCACATGGAGCCGGACTGACCGAACGTCGAGGTGATGGTGTACGAGGAGGTCGGCAGCGTGTACTGCGTGGCGAGCTCGGCCAGGCGCGCGGTCTCGGCCTTCTCCTTGGCGGCCGCGGCGGCCTTCTCCTTGGCGGCGTCGGCCTTGGCCTTCGCCTCCTTCTCGGCCTTGGCGACGGCGTCGGCCTGAGCCTTGGCCGCGGCTGCCTCGGCGGCGGCCTTGGCCTTGGTCTCGATCTGGGTCTGCTGCGACTCGGCCTGCGCCATGATCCGGCTGCGCAGGGCCTCGCCGGCGTCGGCGGTGGCCTGGCTGCTGCTGGTGTCGTCGGTCGTCGTCTCGGAGCCAAAGCTCGCGAGGGCCGGTGCGGCGTCCTGGGCGGGCTCGTCGTCGGAGATGAGCGAGCCGACGTTCGGCAGGTCCGGCATGGAGATGGAGACCGGCGCCTTGCCGGTGTTGGCGCTGGCCATGCCGCCCGCGCTGACGGCGGCTATGACGCCGACGCCGAGGACGGTGGAGCTGCGGGCGAACCCGCCGCCGCGCTGCTTGGCGACGCGGTGCTTGCCGCGAACCGGGCGAATGGTCTCCGCGGTGGGGTTCCATTCCTCCCAGGGGCCCTCGTCGGTGCGGTGGGTGCCGTAGCCGAAGGTCTCGCCGGAAGGCTGACTGGGCACGAACGGGGCTTCTGGGGCAGGCCGGTTGGACGCCACGCGGGCGCACTCCTTTCCTTCCGTCGCCTACCGGGTTAGCTGACGGGTTCGGAGCGGGAAGGTCTCCTACGCGCGTATACCGGCCGTGGACTCAGCGAGTTCACGATGGCTTCCGCGAGATTCACCCCAAGGTGGTGGTTCCCCGGTTCCCTTGCGGGATTCGGCAGTGCGCACGGAGCCGGCTCTTGTGCCGGCTGGGACGACCGCGCTGCGTTATCGAACGTTAATAGACCTGGGGGCCGGTTTCCAAGCCGTTCTGCTTGATCAATAACATTTCCGGCCTGGACTTTCGGCCCAAGAACGGCGAAAAACGGGCGAGTTGACGACCAAGGTCAGCCGGAGCACAGTGAACGCACAGTAACCAACTGGGCACTTGCCGACGGACGGGACGGCAGACAGAGCTGCGGACATACACCGAGGGCCGGAACCCTTTCGGATTCCGGCCCTCGGCCTTCAGTAGCGGGGACAGGATTTGAACCTGCGACCTCTGGGTTATGAGCCCAGCGAGCTACCGAGCTGCTCCACCCCGCGTCGTTGTGACTCCAGTCTACGTCATTTCCGGGGCGCCAAACACCACGGTGCCCGCCACCCCCTCAGCCGCCCCCGCGGCCTCACTCCAGGCTCCTCATTCCAGGTGCCGGTTCGGAGCCTTCGCCCGTTCGGCGTAGTCCGCGAGTACGAGGACGTCGACACCCTGGGCCGACAGGAGCCCGGTGCCGTCCGCCTCCGTCACGAAGGTGTCCGGCTCACGCCAGGCGGTGACCACCCGGCGCACGCCCGCGTCGAGGATGAGACGGGCGCAGGGGGAGGGCCTGGAGGAACGGCGGGCGCAGGGTTCGAGGCTGCTGTAGACGGTGGCCGTGGACAGCCGGGGGTCGGCCGGGTCGAGCTTCGCGAGGGCCGCCTCCTCCGCGTGCACGACCGGGTCGCCGGCCTCGCGGGAGTGCCCGCGCGCCAGTTCCGTACCGTCGGCGGCCACGATCACCGCGCCGACGCTGAAGGCGGTCCGCGACGGAGGGCACTGGGCCGCGAGCTCGCAGGCGAGGGCAAGCCAGTGGCGGTCGGCCGCGACGGGGAGCGGTCCGGTGCCGGGGGCGGTGGGCTCGTAGCGGGTCAGGACGACGTCCTCGATACGCCGCGTCTCCACCAGGCGCAGGCGTCCACCCTGATACCGACCCCGATACCCGCCCTGACGGACACCCTGGGAATCACCCCGGGAATCGCCCTGATCGCCGCCCCGATCGCCGCCCTGATGGCGGGCCGGTCCGAAGAGGCGGGGCGCGTCCAGGTCGCCGACGAAGATCGGGGCGAGGACGAGCTGGAGTTCGTCGGCGAGGCCCTGCTGGAGCAGTTGGGTGTGGATGGTGCCGCCGCCCTCGACCATGAGCCGCCGCACACCGCGCACCTCATGCAGGTGTTCGAGGAGGCGGCGCCAGTCCAGTTCGGGGCCGAGCGGGACGACGTCCGCGGCGATCCCGAGCGCGCGGGCCCGCTCGGCGCCCGCCTCCGTCGTATAGACGACCTTCTCGCCGCCCGTGTGCCAGAAGTTCGCCGCGGGGTCGAGGTCGCCGGAGC
The Streptomyces sp. NBC_01485 genome window above contains:
- a CDS encoding MFS transporter, with the translated sequence MSREQRGPNEKLGAVLALAGISNAGLARRVNDLGAQRGLTLRYDKTSVARWVSKGMVPQGAAPHLIAAAIGQKLGRPVPLHEIGLADADPAPEVGLAFPRDVNQAVRSATELYRLDLAGRRAGSGGIWQSLAGSFAVSAYATPASRWLITPADSSVARDVHLLEGAGAPLKVGHSDVQKLREAAEDARRWDSKYGGGDWRSSMVPECLRVEAAPLLLGSYSDEVGRALFGASAELTRLAGWMAFDTGQQEAAQRYYIQALRLARAAADVPLGGYVLASMSLQATYRGFGDEGVDLAQAALERNRGLATARTMSFFRLVEARAHARAGDAQAAGAALKAAESWLERARDGDHDPSWLGFYSYDRFAADAAECYRDLKAPRQVRRFTEQALSQPTEEFVRSHGLRLVVSAVAELESGNLDAACEQGVRAVEVAGRISSARTTEYVKDLLHRLEPYGDEPRVVELRERARPLLMTPA
- the lhgO gene encoding L-2-hydroxyglutarate oxidase, whose product is MHYRSREVVHVSEVAHDCDVLVVGGGIVGLSTAYAITRAAPGTRVTVLEKEPGVARHQTGRNSGVIHSGIYYPPGSLKARYAVRGAAEMTKFCAEYGIAHSVTGKLIVATDRAELPRLHALVQRGRENGIPVRELGAAQIAEYEPEVRGLAAIHVRTTGICDYTAVARQLGQASGAEIRYGAQVVQVDRRPERGVAVRTARGDVVRGRVLVNCAGLYCDEVARLTGDEPEVRIVPFRGEYYELARPELVRGLVYPVPDPAFPFLGVHLTRGIDGGVHIGPNAVPALAREGYGWGVVRPGEAMATAAWPGVWRMGRRHWRYGVGELRRSVSKAAFADAVRRLLPAVEDGDLVRAQAGVRAQAVLRDGTLVDDFLIREGPRAVHVLNAPSPAATASLPIGREVARRALEALRTLGAS
- the trmB gene encoding tRNA (guanosine(46)-N7)-methyltransferase TrmB, with amino-acid sequence MSDSVSTPDVPQHVPQPSPDGEHHPGESVRHSRAKGEPRFPDGPRADPAGSHFERRIRSFQPRRSRVTAGQADALQRLWAQGGLDIDGHPVDLAELFGDDRPVVLEIGFGMGEATAQMAAADPDTGILAADVHTPGQGNLLNLADRGGLTNVRVANGDAIILLREMLPADSLDGLRVYFPDPWPKKRHHKRRLIQPEFLDLAATRLRPGALVHCATDWVPYAEQMLEVLTAHPDFANTRADGGFAPRPDFRPLTRFEGQGLDKGHAVNDLLFRRVQHRVRPGDR
- a CDS encoding dihydrofolate reductase family protein yields the protein MPHPYASPDPDPDPDLDPYPYPYVLLSAAVSLDGYLDDTTPERLLLSSPADFDRVDEVRASVDAILIGAGTIRADNPRLLVNSPERRAARVAAGQPAYPLKVTVSGSGDLDPAANFWHTGGEKVVYTTEAGAERARALGIAADVVPLGPELDWRRLLEHLHEVRGVRRLMVEGGGTIHTQLLQQGLADELQLVLAPIFVGDLDAPRLFGPARHQGGDRGGDQGDSRGDSQGVRQGGYRGRYQGGRLRLVETRRIEDVVLTRYEPTAPGTGPLPVAADRHWLALACELAAQCPPSRTAFSVGAVIVAADGTELARGHSREAGDPVVHAEEAALAKLDPADPRLSTATVYSSLEPCARRSSRPSPCARLILDAGVRRVVTAWREPDTFVTEADGTGLLSAQGVDVLVLADYAERAKAPNRHLE
- a CDS encoding M23 family metallopeptidase, which gives rise to MASNRPAPEAPFVPSQPSGETFGYGTHRTDEGPWEEWNPTAETIRPVRGKHRVAKQRGGGFARSSTVLGVGVIAAVSAGGMASANTGKAPVSISMPDLPNVGSLISDDEPAQDAAPALASFGSETTTDDTSSSQATADAGEALRSRIMAQAESQQTQIETKAKAAAEAAAAKAQADAVAKAEKEAKAKADAAKEKAAAAAKEKAETARLAELATQYTLPTSSYTITSTFGQSGSMWSSGYHTGLDFAAPTGTLIKAVHSGTITEAGWAGSYGYRTILTLDDGTEIWFCHQSSISVSVGQQVGTGDVIGRVGATGNVTGPHLHLEVHPNGSSNGVDPGAWLRSVGLNP
- a CDS encoding PrsW family intramembrane metalloprotease encodes the protein MAISPPFPPYPPQPGGAPQDGVLRHAHWWQRRWVRYGALITLLALSGLVILALVRQQTGTEGFLVGLGLAVLPVPLLIAAFRWLDRVEPGPWRNLVFAFAWGACAAALIAIVANSFATRWIATATADPSSADTLGATVIAPIVEESAKAAAVLLVFLFRRRDFTGIVDGVVVAGVTATGFAFTENILYLGTAFGTDQLTGDSGIASVTAATFFVRVIMSPFAHPLFTVLTGIGFGVAALSGDRQRVRRVLLPPAGLLLAMGMHALWNGSSTFGDFGFFAVYAAFMVPAFGLLTWLVVWTRQRELRTVREELPAYAAAGWLTPAEPFALGSMRARRLARVYAGRHLGKPAARAVAQYEAYATSLAFLRHRGRRGRAGADFLVRERELLNELWRRKDVARPALAHAARMTAPPVRVTAPPWPVYGVYGYSQGQAQMPGHGQGQVPGQAYGYGYGYPAGHGYGYPAQPYPASNPYQS
- a CDS encoding aldo/keto reductase, translated to MTTSSSLRKLGSSDLEVFPLSLGGNVFGWTADETASFAVLDAYAAAGGNFIDTADAYSAWAPGNSGGESETIIGRWAKARGNRDKLVIATKVSQHPEYQGLSAANIKAAADASLRRLDTDHIDLYYTHFDKTEVPVDEIIGALDELVKAGKVRHIAASNISPERLQESLEFSDREGLARYVALQPHYNLVSRDTYEGALQDVASRAGLAAVPYFALASGFLTGKYRPGTTVDSARAEGAAKHLDSERGIRVLTALDEIAQAHDAQVATVALAWLGAQPTVAAPIASARTVEQLPALLAVAELELTETEITRLTQASA